The nucleotide sequence CATAAATAAACGCGAAAATCAGCACTTGCTTGATATTTTTCCATTCACGTCCATTCACAAAGATCCATTCACCACCAGCAACATCGCCAGTACGATCATCGCCTTGCAATTCAACATAAGGAATACGATTGAAATCACCAAACCCGTTTCCTAATGCTTGAATAACGGACTTATGTCCTTGCTGAAGTTCAACAAAAGCACCGATATCTAAATCGATACCTTTATTGCCACCGAACAATCCACCTAATAACCCAGAACCCCCACTTTTGCTTTCACGATGCCAATCAAGGTTGATCCGAATTTTACCGAAGTCATCTTTCTTCGTTAGGCTAATTGCCGGTTTTTCTTTAGTTAAAGAAACCTTACTTAAGTTCACCGAACTTGGCGCTGGCGCCGGTTTTGGTGCTGGTGCTGGTGCTGGTGCTGGTGCTGGTGCTGGTGCTGGTGCTGGTGCTGGTGCAGAGTCTGCAATATCAACACCAAAATGTTCAGCTAATGGCTTTAAACCACCGTTAAATCCTTGAGCGATAAAACGGAACTTCCAACTACCATTACGAAGATACAATTCACCTAAAATTAATGCCGCTTCAGGGCGGCCGTTAATATCAACATTACCGTTCGCCACAACTTCGTTATTAGCATCAACTTGAATTGATAATCGTTGTAAATTTGCGATAGTTTGTTGACCTTCACAAGTCGCCGTAAACGCAATTTTTTCAACATCTGGACGTAAACGCGTTAGATCCACCGTGAAAGATGTGCTGTTTCCTGCTGTCGCATAAATAACGGTGCGATCATCATTAGCTGTCTGTCCATAAAACACCATATCGGTGTCGCCATTCACTTTACCTGACGCATAAAGTCTAAAAGCAGACACATCAACTGGTGCACCTGATTGAATTCTAATGATTAATGTTTGATTAGGAACAGGTACGTTCCCACCTGGAGTCATATTCATTTATCGCACCACCGTAGCCACAATATCAGGCATCATGTCATTAATAACACGGCCTTTACAAGGCGCACCAAACGCAGTGAAATCCCATTGACCATGATTACGTTGTAAAGAAGCAATCACGATACCTGTATGAGAGCCTTGCTCTGTTAAGGTATAACGCACCAGCTCTTTATTCGTTGTTTTATCAACAACTCGGCAGAATGCGTTTTCAACTTCATTAAATGTTTGTCCACGGAAACTATTTACTGTAAATACCAAGTATTCAACATTTGTTGGTAAACGGTTTAAATCAACGAAAATTGT is from Proteus columbae and encodes:
- a CDS encoding TerD family protein, translating into MVSLSKNQTVSLSKQVPTLSHLMFGLGWDPIKKKGLLGGLFGGGGSIDLDASCVLLDASGNQIDTIWFRKLKSSCQSVIHSGDNLTGDGDGDDETIFVDLNRLPTNVEYLVFTVNSFRGQTFNEVENAFCRVVDKTTNKELVRYTLTEQGSHTGIVIASLQRNHGQWDFTAFGAPCKGRVINDMMPDIVATVVR
- a CDS encoding TerD family protein, whose product is MNMTPGGNVPVPNQTLIIRIQSGAPVDVSAFRLYASGKVNGDTDMVFYGQTANDDRTVIYATAGNSTSFTVDLTRLRPDVEKIAFTATCEGQQTIANLQRLSIQVDANNEVVANGNVDINGRPEAALILGELYLRNGSWKFRFIAQGFNGGLKPLAEHFGVDIADSAPAPAPAPAPAPAPAPAPAPKPAPAPSSVNLSKVSLTKEKPAISLTKKDDFGKIRINLDWHRESKSGGSGLLGGLFGGNKGIDLDIGAFVELQQGHKSVIQALGNGFGDFNRIPYVELQGDDRTGDVAGGEWIFVNGREWKNIKQVLIFAFIYEGVPNWSKTDGVVTIHVPEQPPIETRLTDGNNGRNMCAIARLVNENGSIKVERLNEFFKGHRDMDNAYGWGFRWTAGSK